A genomic window from Salvelinus alpinus chromosome 10, SLU_Salpinus.1, whole genome shotgun sequence includes:
- the LOC139531955 gene encoding tripartite motif-containing protein 16-like isoform X1, with translation MAQQAVLLEQDQFSCSVCLDLLKEPVTIPCGHSYCRSCIEGCWNQDDLKGIYSCPQCRQTFTPRPALRKNNMLAEVVEKLKTGLQAAPPDLCYAGPGDVACDFCTGTRKQKALMSCLMCLVSFCKTHLQPHYSVPGLKKHKLVKASTQLQENICSRHDELLKIYCRTDQNCICCLCMVDDHKGHDTVSAAAERTEKQSQLGMSQQNLQQRIQEREKELKELQQNVESLKHSAQAAVEDSDRIFTELIHSIERRCSEVKELIRAQEKAQVSQADGLLEQLEQEIAELRRINSEMEQLSHTEDHIHFLQSYLSLSSPIVSSDSPSIDKRPQFLGDVNKAVSDVREKLEDFIKGEWIKISTIVNSVNDVLPPEPKNREHFLQYSCQLTLDPNTAQKSLSLSEGNRKVTVVNAVNDPNPDHPDRFTDWWQVLCREGLSGRCYWEVECHHGTVTAVSYKDISRIRMVNDSRFGYNDKSWGLECSSNGYRFRHNNVETKVSGPQSSRVGVYLDHKAGTLSFYSVSDTMTLLHTVETRFTKPLFPGIWVGYKNNSAVLCTL, from the exons ATGGCTCAGCAGGCAGTTCTGCTGGAACAGGACCAGTTctcttgttctgtctgtctggatctaCTGAAGGAGCCAGTCACTATTCCCTGTGGACACAGTTACTGTAGGAGCTGTATTGAGGGCTGCTGGAATCAGGATGATCTGAAGGGGATCTACAGCTGTCCTCAGTGCAGACAGACCTTCACTCCAAGGCCTGCTCTGAGAAAAAATAACATGTTGGCAGAAGTGGTGGAGAAACTGAAGACAGGACTTCAGGCTGCTCCCCCTGATCTGTGCTATGCTGGACCTGGAGATGTGGCATGTGATTTCTGCACTGGGACCAGAAAGCAGAAAGCCCTCATGTCCTGTCTGATGTGTCTGGTGTCTTTCTGCAAGACTCACCTCCAGCCTCACTATAGTGTCCCTGGACTAAAGAAGCACAAGCTGGTCAAAGCCTCCACACAGCTACAGGAGAACATCTGCTCCCGTCATGACGAACTGCTGAAGATTTACTGTCGTACCGATCAGAATTGTATCTGTTGTCTGTGTATGGTGGATGATCATAAAGGCCATGATACAGTGTCAGCTGCAGCGGAGAGGACCGAGAAACAG AGTCAGCTGGGGATGAGTCAGCAGAATCTCCAGCAGAGaatccaggagagagagaaggagctgaaGGAGCTCCAACAGAATGTGGAGTCTCTCAAG CACTCTGCACAGGCAGCAGTGGAGGACAGTGATAGGATCTTTACTGAGCTGATCCACTCCATTGAGAGAAGGTGCTCTGAGGTGAAGGAGTTGATCAGAGCACAGGAGAAGGCTCAAGTGAGTCAAGCTGATGGACTCCTGGAGCAACTGGAGCAGGAGATAGCTGAGCTGAGGAGAATAAATTCTGAGATggagcagctctcacacacagaggatcaCATCCATTTCCTCCAG agttatctgtctctctccagtcccATTGTCTCTTCAGACTCACCCAGCATTGATAAACGTCCTCAGTTCCTTGGAGATGTGAATAAGGCTGTTTCTGATGTCAGAGAGAAACTAGAAGACTTCATTAAAGGAGAATGGATCAAGATCTCCACCATAG TGAATTCAGTGAATGATGTACTGCCTCCAGAGCCCAAGAACAGAGAACACTTCTTACAAT attcctgtcagctcacactggacccaaacacagcacagaaatccctctctctgtctgagggaAACAGGAAGGTGACAGTTGTTAATGCTGTTAACGATCCAAATCCTGACCATCCGGACAGATTCACTGATTGGTGGCAGGTCCTTtgtagagagggtctgtctggacgctgttactgggaggtggaGTGTCATCATGGGACTGTTACAGCAGTCTCATATAAAGACATAAGTAGAATACGGATGGTTAATGATTCCAGATTCGGATACAATGACAAGTCTTGGGGTTTAGAGTGCTCTAGTAATGGTTATCGTTTCAGACACAATAATGTTGAGACTAAAGTATCAGGCCCTCAGTCCTCCAGAGTAGGAGTGTACCTGGATCACAAGGCAGgtactctgtccttctacagCGTCTCTGACACAATGACCCTCCTTCACACAGTCGAAACCAGGTTCACTAAACCCCTCTTTCCTGGGATATGGGTTGGGTACAAAAATAATTCTGCTGTGCTGTGTACACTATAG
- the LOC139531955 gene encoding E3 ubiquitin/ISG15 ligase TRIM25-like isoform X3, giving the protein MAQQAVLLEQDQFSCSVCLDLLKEPVTIPCGHSYCRSCIEGCWNQDDLKGIYSCPQCRQTFTPRPALRKNNMLAEVVEKLKTGLQAAPPDLCYAGPGDVACDFCTGTRKQKALMSCLMCLVSFCKTHLQPHYSVPGLKKHKLVKASTQLQENICSRHDELLKIYCRTDQNCICCLCMVDDHKGHDTVSAAAERTEKQSQLGMSQQNLQQRIQEREKELKELQQNVESLKHSAQAAVEDSDRIFTELIHSIERRCSEVKELIRAQEKAQVSQADGLLEQLEQEIAELRRINSEMEQLSHTEDHIHFLQSYLSLSSPIVSSDSPSIDKRPQFLGDVNKAVSDVREKLEDFIKGEWIKISTIVNSVNDVLPPEPKNREHFLQCEFLHQIPVSSHWTQTQHRNPSLCLRETGR; this is encoded by the exons ATGGCTCAGCAGGCAGTTCTGCTGGAACAGGACCAGTTctcttgttctgtctgtctggatctaCTGAAGGAGCCAGTCACTATTCCCTGTGGACACAGTTACTGTAGGAGCTGTATTGAGGGCTGCTGGAATCAGGATGATCTGAAGGGGATCTACAGCTGTCCTCAGTGCAGACAGACCTTCACTCCAAGGCCTGCTCTGAGAAAAAATAACATGTTGGCAGAAGTGGTGGAGAAACTGAAGACAGGACTTCAGGCTGCTCCCCCTGATCTGTGCTATGCTGGACCTGGAGATGTGGCATGTGATTTCTGCACTGGGACCAGAAAGCAGAAAGCCCTCATGTCCTGTCTGATGTGTCTGGTGTCTTTCTGCAAGACTCACCTCCAGCCTCACTATAGTGTCCCTGGACTAAAGAAGCACAAGCTGGTCAAAGCCTCCACACAGCTACAGGAGAACATCTGCTCCCGTCATGACGAACTGCTGAAGATTTACTGTCGTACCGATCAGAATTGTATCTGTTGTCTGTGTATGGTGGATGATCATAAAGGCCATGATACAGTGTCAGCTGCAGCGGAGAGGACCGAGAAACAG AGTCAGCTGGGGATGAGTCAGCAGAATCTCCAGCAGAGaatccaggagagagagaaggagctgaaGGAGCTCCAACAGAATGTGGAGTCTCTCAAG CACTCTGCACAGGCAGCAGTGGAGGACAGTGATAGGATCTTTACTGAGCTGATCCACTCCATTGAGAGAAGGTGCTCTGAGGTGAAGGAGTTGATCAGAGCACAGGAGAAGGCTCAAGTGAGTCAAGCTGATGGACTCCTGGAGCAACTGGAGCAGGAGATAGCTGAGCTGAGGAGAATAAATTCTGAGATggagcagctctcacacacagaggatcaCATCCATTTCCTCCAG agttatctgtctctctccagtcccATTGTCTCTTCAGACTCACCCAGCATTGATAAACGTCCTCAGTTCCTTGGAGATGTGAATAAGGCTGTTTCTGATGTCAGAGAGAAACTAGAAGACTTCATTAAAGGAGAATGGATCAAGATCTCCACCATAG TGAATTCAGTGAATGATGTACTGCCTCCAGAGCCCAAGAACAGAGAACACTTCTTACAATGTGAATTTCTTCATCAA attcctgtcagctcacactggacccaaacacagcacagaaatccctctctctgtctgagggaAACAGGAAGGTGA
- the LOC139531955 gene encoding tripartite motif-containing protein 16-like isoform X2: protein MAQQAVLLEQDQFSCSVCLDLLKEPVTIPCGHSYCRSCIEGCWNQDDLKGIYSCPQCRQTFTPRPALRKNNMLAEVVEKLKTGLQAAPPDLCYAGPGDVACDFCTGTRKQKALMSCLMCLVSFCKTHLQPHYSVPGLKKHKLVKASTQLQENICSRHDELLKIYCRTDQNCICCLCMVDDHKGHDTVSAAAERTEKQSQLGMSQQNLQQRIQEREKELKELQQNVESLKHSAQAAVEDSDRIFTELIHSIERRCSEVKELIRAQEKAQVSQADGLLEQLEQEIAELRRINSEMEQLSHTEDHIHFLQSYLSLSSPIVSSDSPSIDKRPQFLGDVNKAVSDVREKLEDFIKGEWIKISTIDSCQLTLDPNTAQKSLSLSEGNRKVTVVNAVNDPNPDHPDRFTDWWQVLCREGLSGRCYWEVECHHGTVTAVSYKDISRIRMVNDSRFGYNDKSWGLECSSNGYRFRHNNVETKVSGPQSSRVGVYLDHKAGTLSFYSVSDTMTLLHTVETRFTKPLFPGIWVGYKNNSAVLCTL, encoded by the exons ATGGCTCAGCAGGCAGTTCTGCTGGAACAGGACCAGTTctcttgttctgtctgtctggatctaCTGAAGGAGCCAGTCACTATTCCCTGTGGACACAGTTACTGTAGGAGCTGTATTGAGGGCTGCTGGAATCAGGATGATCTGAAGGGGATCTACAGCTGTCCTCAGTGCAGACAGACCTTCACTCCAAGGCCTGCTCTGAGAAAAAATAACATGTTGGCAGAAGTGGTGGAGAAACTGAAGACAGGACTTCAGGCTGCTCCCCCTGATCTGTGCTATGCTGGACCTGGAGATGTGGCATGTGATTTCTGCACTGGGACCAGAAAGCAGAAAGCCCTCATGTCCTGTCTGATGTGTCTGGTGTCTTTCTGCAAGACTCACCTCCAGCCTCACTATAGTGTCCCTGGACTAAAGAAGCACAAGCTGGTCAAAGCCTCCACACAGCTACAGGAGAACATCTGCTCCCGTCATGACGAACTGCTGAAGATTTACTGTCGTACCGATCAGAATTGTATCTGTTGTCTGTGTATGGTGGATGATCATAAAGGCCATGATACAGTGTCAGCTGCAGCGGAGAGGACCGAGAAACAG AGTCAGCTGGGGATGAGTCAGCAGAATCTCCAGCAGAGaatccaggagagagagaaggagctgaaGGAGCTCCAACAGAATGTGGAGTCTCTCAAG CACTCTGCACAGGCAGCAGTGGAGGACAGTGATAGGATCTTTACTGAGCTGATCCACTCCATTGAGAGAAGGTGCTCTGAGGTGAAGGAGTTGATCAGAGCACAGGAGAAGGCTCAAGTGAGTCAAGCTGATGGACTCCTGGAGCAACTGGAGCAGGAGATAGCTGAGCTGAGGAGAATAAATTCTGAGATggagcagctctcacacacagaggatcaCATCCATTTCCTCCAG agttatctgtctctctccagtcccATTGTCTCTTCAGACTCACCCAGCATTGATAAACGTCCTCAGTTCCTTGGAGATGTGAATAAGGCTGTTTCTGATGTCAGAGAGAAACTAGAAGACTTCATTAAAGGAGAATGGATCAAGATCTCCACCATAG attcctgtcagctcacactggacccaaacacagcacagaaatccctctctctgtctgagggaAACAGGAAGGTGACAGTTGTTAATGCTGTTAACGATCCAAATCCTGACCATCCGGACAGATTCACTGATTGGTGGCAGGTCCTTtgtagagagggtctgtctggacgctgttactgggaggtggaGTGTCATCATGGGACTGTTACAGCAGTCTCATATAAAGACATAAGTAGAATACGGATGGTTAATGATTCCAGATTCGGATACAATGACAAGTCTTGGGGTTTAGAGTGCTCTAGTAATGGTTATCGTTTCAGACACAATAATGTTGAGACTAAAGTATCAGGCCCTCAGTCCTCCAGAGTAGGAGTGTACCTGGATCACAAGGCAGgtactctgtccttctacagCGTCTCTGACACAATGACCCTCCTTCACACAGTCGAAACCAGGTTCACTAAACCCCTCTTTCCTGGGATATGGGTTGGGTACAAAAATAATTCTGCTGTGCTGTGTACACTATAG
- the LOC139531958 gene encoding tripartite motif-containing protein 16-like — translation MAQQGILLDQDQFCCSVCLDLLKEPVAIPCGHSYCRSCIEGCWDQDDLKGIYSCPQCRQTFTPRPALRKNNMLAEVVEKLKKTGLQADPPDLCYAGPGDVACDFCTGTRKQKALMSCLVCLVSSCKTHLQPHYSVPALKKHKLVKASTQLQENICSRHDELLKIYCRTDQNCICYLCMVDDHKGHDTVSAAAERTEKQSQLGMSQQKLQQRIQEREKELKELQQAVESLKHSAQAAVEDSDRIFTELIHSIERRCSVVKELIRAQEKAQVSQADGLLEQLEQEIAELRRRNAELEQLSHTEDHIHFLQSYQSLSSPSVSSDIPSVVIHPQYFGDVNKAVSDVREKLEGFLEGEWIKISTTVNSVDILLPPEPKTREQFLQYSCQLTLDPNTAQNYLSLSEGNRKVTVVKAVNDPNPDHPDRFTDWWQVLCREGLSGRCYWEVECHHGTVLIAVSYKDISRIGKVNGSRFGYNDKSWGLECSSNGYIFRHNNVETKVSGPQSSRVGVYLDHKAGILTFYSVSDTMTLLHTVETTFTKPLFPGIWVGYKNNSAVLCTL, via the exons ATGGCTCAGCAAGGAATTCTGCTGGACCAGGACCAgttctgttgttctgtctgtctggatctaCTGAAGGAGCCAGTAGCTATTCCCTGTGGACACAGTTACTGTAGGAGCTGTATTGAGGGCTGCTGGGATCAGGATGATCTGAAGGGGATCTACAGCTGTCCTCAGTGCAGACAGACCTTCACTCCAAGGCCTGCTCTGAGAAAAAATAACATGTTGGCTGAGGTGGTGGAGAAACTGAAGAAGACAGGACTTCAGGCTGATCCCCCTGATCTGTGCTATGCTGGACCTGGAGATGTGGCATGTGATTTCTGCACTGGGACCAGAAAGCAGAAAGCCCTCATGTCCTGTCTGGTGTGTCTGGTGTCTTCCTGCAAAACTCACCTCCAGCCTCACTATAGTGTCCCTGCACTAAAGAAGCACAAGCTGGTCAAAGCCTCCACACAGCTACAGGAGAACATCTGCTCCCGTCATGACGAACTGCTGAAGATTTACTGTCGTACCGATCAGAATTGTATCTGTTATCTGTGTATGGTGGATGATCATAAAGGCCATGATACAGTGTCAGCTGCAGCGGAGAGGACCGAGAAACAG AGTCAGCTGGGGATGAGTCAGCAGAAGCTCCAGCAGAGaatccaggagagagagaaggagctgaaGGAGCTCCAACAGGCTGTGGAGTCTCTCAAG CACTCTGCACAGGCAGCAGTGGAGGACAGTGATAGGATCTTTACTGAGCTGATCCATTCCATTGAGAGAAGGTGCTCTGTGGTGAAGGAGCTGATCAGAGCCCAGGAGAAAGCTCAAGTGAGTCAAGCTGATGGACTCCTGGAGCAACTGGAGCAGGAGATAGCTGAGCTGAGGAGGAGAAACGCTGAGCTGGAGcagctctctcacacagaggatcATATCCATTTTCTCCAG agttatcagtctctctccagtcccaGTGTCTCTTCAGACATACCCAGCGTCGTTATCCATCCTCAGTACTTTGGAGATGTGAATAAGGCTGTTTCTGATGTCAGAGAGAAACTAGAAGGCTTCCTTGAAGGAGAATGGATCAAGATCTCCACCACAG TAAATTCAGTGGATATCTTACTGCCTCCAGAGCCCAAGACTAGAGAACAGTTCTTACAAT ATTCCTGTCagctcacactggacccaaacacagcacagaattacctctctctgtctgagggaAACAGAAAGGTGACAGTTGTTAAAGCTGTTAACGATCCAAATCCTGACCATCCGGACAGATTCACTGATTGGTGGCAGGTCCTTtgtagagagggtctgtctggacgctgttactgggaggtggaGTGTCATCATGGGACTGTTTTAATAGCAGTCTCGTATAAAGACATAAGTAGAATAGGGAAGGTTAATGGCTCTAGATTTGGATACAATGACAAGTCTTGGGGTTTAGAGTGCTCTAGTAATGGTTATATTTTCAGACACAATAATGTTGAGACTAAAGTATCAGGCCCTCAGTCCTCCAGAGTAGGAGTGTACCTGGATCACAAGGCAGGTATTCTGACCTTCTACAGTGTCTCTGACACAATGACCCTCCTTCACACAGTCGAAACCACGTTCACTAAACCCCTCTTTCCTGGGATATGGGTTGGGTACAAAAATAATTCTGCTGTGCTGTGTACACTGTAG
- the LOC139531944 gene encoding charged multivesicular body protein 5, whose translation MNRIFGRGKPKGPPPNLTDCIGSVDSRAESIDKKIARLDVELVKYKDQMKKMRDGPSKNMVKQKAMRVLKQKRMYEGQRDNLTQQSFNMEQANYTIQSLKDTKTTVDAMKIGAKEMKAAYKNVKIDQIEDLQDQLEDMMEDANEVQEAMSRSYGTPEIDDDDLEAELDALGDELLLDDDSSYLDEASTAPSIPEGIPSDRATNRDGVLVDEFGLPQIPAT comes from the exons ATGAACCGTATTTTTGGTCGAGGAAAACCGAAGGGACCACCACCAAATCTAACGGACTGCATAGGAAGT GTTGACTCACGAGCGGAGTCTATTGACAAGAAGATTGCCAGACTAGATGTTGAACTGGTCAAGTACAAGGATCAGATGAAGAAGATGAGAGACGGTCCTTCAAAG AACATGGTCAAACAGAAGGCAATGAGAGTGCTGAAGCAGAAGAGAAT GTATGAGGGCCAGAGAGATAACCTCACCCAGCAGTCCTTCAACATGGAACAGGCCAACTACACAATACAAAGTCTCAAAGACACAAAAACAACA GTGGATGCCATGAAAATTGGAGCCAAAGAGATGAAGGCGGCATACAAGAATGTGAAGATCGATCAGATTGAG GATCTCCAGGACCAACTGGAGGACATGATGGAGGACGCCAACGAGGTGCAAGAGGCGATGAGTAGAAGCTACGGGACGCCAGAGATCGATGACGATGACCTGGAAGCGG AGCTGGATGCCCTGGGAGATGAGCTGCTGCTAGATGATGACAGCTCCTACCTGGATGAGGCCAGCACTGCCCCCTCCATCCCAGAGGGAATACCCAGTGACAGGGCAACAAACCGG GATGGAGTTCTGGTGGATGAATTTGGCCTACCACAGATCCCTGCCACATAA